In the genome of bacterium, the window TAAAAAAGAAAACGAACACCCACCGCCGCCAGCGTCAGAAGCAGAATCGCACGAAATGTTTTCGCGTGCATCCGGCTGACAAGTTTGAGTCCGAAATACGATCCGACGACCATCAGCAGTCCCAGCGGCAGCAGCAGCAGCAGATCACCGGCTCCGATCATTCCCGCCGTTCCCCACACTCCCAGCTTGGTAACGTGCATGATCGCTGCGGCTACGGCCTCGGTTCCCACGAACGCTTCCTTCATCAGACCGTAGCGTAAAAACCACGGCGCAACCACCGGCCCCGCTCCGCCCACCACCGCCGACACGAAACCGGCGGGCACTCCCATCACGGTGATGGATTTCAACGATGCCTTGCGCGGCCAGTTGGCTCTCGTGAAGCTCAGCGCTACATAGGAGAGCAGATAAACTCCCAGTGCTTTTGAGATCCAGAACGTTGACAGTCCGGTGTACAGCGTTGCGCCGAGCATCGCGCCGGGAATTCCGCCCAGAGCGAATCGGCCCAGCACCCGCCAGTCAATGTTCTGCTTGGTAAGCCACGCGCGTGAAATATTGCCGACAACAAGCAACACGGCCA includes:
- a CDS encoding sulfite exporter TauE/SafE family protein; this encodes SGLTTETYIILALGALLGATISGVTGIGGGLIYLPILAWGVGLRMAVPYLAVLLVVGNISRAWLTKQNIDWRVLGRFALGGIPGAMLGATLYTGLSTFWISKALGVYLLSYVALSFTRANWPRKASLKSITVMGVPAGFVSAVVGGAGPVVAPWFLRYGLMKEAFVGTEAVAAAIMHVTKLGVWGTAGMIGAGDLLLLLPLGLLMVVGSYFGLKLVSRMHAKTFRAILLLTLAAVGVRFLFY